The DNA segment CGGCGAACACCGGAGTTTCGTGCAGCCAGCGGCGCAGGTACACGGAGAACAGGCCGAACACACCGCCCAGCAGGAACGGGATCCGCCAGGCGTAATCGGAGACTTCCGCCGGGGTATAAATGCTGTTGATCGCCGTGGCGACCAGCGAGCCGAGCAGAATACCGGCAGTCAAACCGCTGGTGAGCGTGCCGCAGGCATAGCCGATGTGTTTTTGCGGGACGTGTTCGGAAACGAAGACCCACGCCCCCGGCACTTCCCCGCCGATCGCCGCGCCCTGAATGACGCGCATCAACAACAGCAGGATCGGTGCCCAGATGCCGATCTGCGCATACGTTGGCAGCAGGCCCATGATCAGGGTCGGCACGGCCATCATGAAAATGCTCAGGGTGAACATCTTCTTGCGCCCCAGCAGGTCGCCGAAGTGCGCCATGACGATGCCGCCCAGCGGCCGGGCGAGGTAGCCGGCAGCGAAGATGCCGAACGTCTGCATCAGCCGCAGCCACTCGGGCATGTCGGCCGGGAAGAACAGCTTGCCGACCACGGTGGCGAAGAATACGAAGATGATGAAATCGTAGAATTCCAGCGCCCCGCCGAGGGCGGACAGCGACAGGGTCTTGTAGTCATTGCGGGTCAACGGTCGTGCGGGTTGCTCGGGCTGCGCGAGGCTCGAAGGCGCTGTGGTCATGGCAAGGGCTTCTCTTATAGTCGAATCTGTCGCCACAACAACGCTGGCGGTGGCTCGGACAGGTTCGGCACCATAGCAAATTGTTCGAAAAAGCACATAGAGGCGCGTAATTGACGGTCGAAATCAGAACCGGACGGTCGTCGTGGAGTCTACCGACCGATATACTCGCCACCTGCGCAGGTTTTGTAAGAGGTTGCTGTGCGAAAACGTTGTTGGCCCGCCCTTTGCTCGGGATTAGCCTTTTTCGCAGAGTTTCCCTTTAGGCGCCTGATGGAAAACGTGACGAACGCAGTGTGTTCGGTGTTGAATCGTTTTTCTTGAAGACGGCTACCACCCGCAATACCCACGAAGAGTCACGGGTCAGAGGCCCCTCGGCATGATAGAGCTCGAACAAGAAGATCCGATCCCACAGGGCGACCTGGCCCTGCAAATCACCGCGCTCCCGCGCGAAACCAACGGCTTTGGCGATATTTTCGGCGGCTGGCTGGTCGCGCAGATGGACCTGGCCGGCACCGCCATGGCCAGTCGCGTCGCCGGTGGCCGTGTCGCCACGGTGGCCATCGACCGCATGGCGTTTCTGGTGCCGGTGGCGGTTGGCGCGCAGCTGTCCTTTTATACCCAGACCCTGGAAATCGGCCGCAGCTCGATCCAGATGATGGTCGAAGTGTGGAGCGATGACCCACTGTCCAGCGAATGGCGCAAGGTCACCGAAGCGGTCTTCGTTTTTGTCGCCATCGATGGCAGCGGTCGCACCCGTTCGGTGCCGCCACGCGCGCGTTAAACCTCGCGGCCGTTTTGCGGTCGATAGTCGTCCCCAGTGTCTGATCGAGAGTTGCCCATGAACACGCCCAACGTTGAAGCCGTGAAACAGGATGAATTGAACTGCTGGCGCATCCGCCACGGCAAGGCCGAAGTGCTGGTGGCCCAGCAAGGCGCGCACATTCTCAGCTACCAGGTCGACGGCCAGCCGCCGATCATCTGGCTCAACGACAAGGCCGACTTCAAGACCGGCAAGAGCATCCGTGCCGGCGTGCCGGTGTGCTGGCCGTGGTTCGGCAAGTTCGAACGCAACCCGCAGAGCGTGCAGGCCATGTACACCGGCGCACAGCCGGCCCCCGCGCACGGTCTGGTGCGGGCGATGGATTGGGAACTGGGCGGCATCGAGTCGGAGGCTGACGGCGTCAAGGTCGAGTTCAAACTGCCCTACCCGGAAGGTGGCCTGCCGGGCTGGCCCCACGAAGTCGATCTGACCCTGACTTTGCATCTGGCAGATCAGTTGAGCTACAGCCTGACCAGCCACAACCGCGGCACCGACAGCGTGACCCTCAGCCTGGCGCTGCACACGTATTTCGCTGTCAGTGACGTGCGTAACGTACAGGTCGACGGTGTCGCCGGGCTGGATTACATCGAGACCCTGGACGACTGGAACACCGCCAGCCAGCAAGGCGATCTGCAGTTTGCCGGCGAAACCGACCGCATCTACCTCGACGCGCCGCCGCAACTGAGCATTGTCGATCCGACCTGGGAACGACGCATCGTGCTGACCTCGACGGGTTCGCGCACGGCGGTGATCTGGAACCCGTGGATCGACCGCGCCGCCGCATTGCCGGACATGGACAACGATGGCTGGCAGCG comes from the Pseudomonas granadensis genome and includes:
- a CDS encoding acyl-CoA thioesterase yields the protein MIELEQEDPIPQGDLALQITALPRETNGFGDIFGGWLVAQMDLAGTAMASRVAGGRVATVAIDRMAFLVPVAVGAQLSFYTQTLEIGRSSIQMMVEVWSDDPLSSEWRKVTEAVFVFVAIDGSGRTRSVPPRAR
- a CDS encoding MFS transporter is translated as MTTAPSSLAQPEQPARPLTRNDYKTLSLSALGGALEFYDFIIFVFFATVVGKLFFPADMPEWLRLMQTFGIFAAGYLARPLGGIVMAHFGDLLGRKKMFTLSIFMMAVPTLIMGLLPTYAQIGIWAPILLLLMRVIQGAAIGGEVPGAWVFVSEHVPQKHIGYACGTLTSGLTAGILLGSLVATAINSIYTPAEVSDYAWRIPFLLGGVFGLFSVYLRRWLHETPVFAELQQRKALAEEVPLRAVLRDHRGAIAISMLLTWLLSAGVVVVILMTPTVLQTVYHFSPTTALQANSLAIVFLSLGCIGAGALADRFGAGRVFVFGCLGLLISSWTFYHSLADHPDWLFPLYALTGLLVGTIGAVPYVMVKAFPPVVRFSGLSFSYNVAYAIFGGLTPMVVSLLLKESAMGPAYYVAVLCGMGILVGAWLWRKGR
- a CDS encoding D-hexose-6-phosphate mutarotase, with the translated sequence MNTPNVEAVKQDELNCWRIRHGKAEVLVAQQGAHILSYQVDGQPPIIWLNDKADFKTGKSIRAGVPVCWPWFGKFERNPQSVQAMYTGAQPAPAHGLVRAMDWELGGIESEADGVKVEFKLPYPEGGLPGWPHEVDLTLTLHLADQLSYSLTSHNRGTDSVTLSLALHTYFAVSDVRNVQVDGVAGLDYIETLDDWNTASQQGDLQFAGETDRIYLDAPPQLSIVDPTWERRIVLTSTGSRTAVIWNPWIDRAAALPDMDNDGWQRMLCIETANVMDDIVTLAPGASHTMGVSVAATPR